ACATTTTACTTGGATTCAAATTCATATTAaagtatttttatttatttattttttttttttttgtagtttatattatttttttaattattattcgaaatatatatattaattttataagaaaatggaaaaacttatatcaatatagctaatataaaagttgattttatatattttattttattttttattttattttatttatttattattattttttttatttttgtgtataccatgattatataaaatgtatggacttgaaaaaaaatagatatatGCAAATGTTTATAAATAACTATAAGgtatgtataatattaataatattatatatataatatatatatatatttatttattttgggcaacctatatattttttatttatttagaaaataaataaataaataaataaattatgaacTTAAAgagcatatatatatacatatatatatatatattatataatttacatatttattaatcCTTTATAATTACTTTTGTAATATTTGCCTATGTTGTActgatatttttttaagtaCTTTAATCCTtccatatattatattattattatttatttatatatatataatatatatatatataatttttattttcctaATATACTTTtccattttattatacaatTAATAAGTTAAATacaattataatttttatttttttttttctcttaaagtaaaatatttgatatgtaaaaaaaaaaaaatgctGTCAAAAATTCgaatgtatatatttacataatatttttattttgttctatgcaaatatataaaattaatatataaaacaaaaactgatttaatatattatatatatatatatatatatatatttatttatttatttatataatatgtttcCCTTTTGTTAATTATTCATGTAccatttttaataattaatatgatatttttgttatcaAGTCAAGACCGGATTTGTTATTTgtaaaacataataattttaagatatatgtatgtatatgCATAAATAGGAAAATTTTGTCATAAATAATCGTAtcctatatatatatgtatatatatatatatttcatacATGTGTGcttgtatttttattcttgtgtaattattaattttttatatgatgaGTGAACAAGATTACTTACCAATTGAAATTAAGGATGCCTTAATTTCTTTACATGATGAACATTTCAAttatcaaaaatatttgaacGTATTAAAggattatatatatttagatccaataaagaatatgaaCACTTTAATTGATTATATTGTcgataatattaataacaGTGATATagagaaaaatatttgtcattatttatcagatgtaattatatatatagaagatataaataaaattgtaaatgaagaaaataatactATAGAAGAAAAGTTAGATGAAAATGATTACTCAAATagtttatattatgaagaatatcgtataaaagtaaaagatgagaaattaaaaaaatataatgtagGTGATTATCGTATAGACCTTATACAAAATTGTACTAGAAATGTAAATTACTTAAAATTAATGTATATTGTTAGTAATGTAATATTACCAAAAAATGGgtatgttttatttattaatatatttcataaacatgaaattaattatcaatataaattattatcattagAATATTTTGCAAATATTgcaaataaaattaatttagATAGAGCTAAATATATTGCACAAATCCTTCCACTTATTTTAGAAAAATTCTATAATACAGATGGAGAAccttattataatgataatataaataatatagatatattattatctatgTGTAaatttgttaatatattatgtgaTGAATCTATAAAAGCACAAGAAGATGATAAACAAGATGTTGCATTATATTCAATAGTTGCATTTATTATGAGAATTATTTGTTATCATAGTGTATATTTACCTATTAATAGAAATGTAGAAAAATTaggtaaatatatttattatgatgatattaATTATAACGAATGCTTAAAAGAATATAGTAACttaacatataatttatataaatcaaaaaaacatatcataataaaaaattgtttATCTTCATTAATATGGAGACTTTCTATTATTAATCCAAACTTACCTAGAACAATAGAAAGagttaatattattattcctAATACAAAAGCATGTGTTCTTGAAAATTCTACTATGGAAATATCTATACTTTGTTATTTAATTTTGATAGAAAGAGTTAATATAAATGCCTTTCCTCTTGTTTTCTCAgaattatatttacttaATTTAATGATTAGAAATAGctataatttaattttatgtGTCTCCAAAGCAAAGGAAAGTTTACGAGATAGCTTACTTATTAAAGCATATCATTTTATTCTCGTGTGCTGCTTTTTATCGAAATCtatttatagaaaaaataaagaatattatactaatatttataaatttaaatggAGACCTTATGATTTTcttaaattaatatatgaaaccatacataattataatcacttaaaattttatacgaaacatatttattattctaTAAGTAATATTATGAGGAATTTTCAGTGGGACATTTTctattctatatataacaGATTGATAATTGAATCGTCATCCGACACCGTAAGAAGTATTATATCATCTTATGTAAAGGATGAgctttttaaaaagatgTTCCATGTTATTGAGAATGTTCAAGATATTGATGTTATAACAGACGAGTCTATCActcaaaaaatattaaaagcAGAAGGTGCTAACAATTTTGTCAAGGAAAAGAgcataaataataaacattaTTCTTCTActaatgattataataataatgataatgatgatgatattaaaaataataggaatgatattaataaagaaCATATCCCTTATAATATGACTTCTTATATACAATCAAAAAAttcaaaagaaaatgaaatacATAAATTAGGATGccaaataaaaaaaatagttCATCAACTTATAGGAGAAGAATCtgttcttttatatatagattCAATCACTGTAgcattaaatataataaaaatgattttgttaaataaaaagtttacacaattttataaatatataataaatatagatGAAACATCTACATGTTtcatacaaaataaaatgaaatatttttatgatcaAATAAAGATAGAAAAATCAGTATTATCATATGAAAATcaaaaaagtaataattCCATAACacaaataaatgataataaggatattttacatactgagcaaaatttaaatactacatttaataatattaacatGAACAAACTGGATATTGTTCTTATGCTTTTATCCGATATAGAAAAAACTATAACAGAAATAAAGCAAAATGTAAACACAAATACAAACACAAACACAAACACAAATACAAACACAAATACAAACGCAAATACAAACACAAACACAAACACAAATACAAACACAAACACAAACACAAACACAAATACAAACACAAACATAAACACAAA
The genomic region above belongs to Plasmodium reichenowi strain SY57 chromosome 13, whole genome shotgun sequence and contains:
- a CDS encoding hypothetical protein (conserved Plasmodium protein, unknown function), which produces MSEQDYLPIEIKDALISLHDEHFNYQKYLNVLKDYIYLDPIKNMNTLIDYIVDNINNSDIEKNICHYLSDVIIYIEDINKIVNEENNTIEEKLDENDYSNSLYYEEYRIKVKDEKLKKYNVGDYRIDLIQNCTRNVNYLKLMYIVSNVILPKNGYVLFINIFHKHEINYQYKLLSLEYFANIANKINLDRAKYIAQILPLILEKFYNTDGEPYYNDNINNIDILLSMCKFVNILCDESIKAQEDDKQDVALYSIVAFIMRIICYHSVYLPINRNVEKLGKYIYYDDINYNECLKEYSNLTYNLYKSKKHIIIKNCLSSLIWRLSIINPNLPRTIERVNIIIPNTKACVLENSTMEISILCYLILIERVNINAFPLVFSELYLLNLMIRNSYNLILCVSKAKESLRDSLLIKAYHFILVCCFLSKSIYRKNKEYYTNIYKFKWRPYDFLKLIYETIHNYNHLKFYTKHIYYSISNIMRNFQWDIFYSIYNRLIIESSSDTVRSIISSYVKDELFKKMFHVIENVQDIDVITDESITQKILKAEGANNFVKEKSINNKHYSSTNDYNNNDNDDDIKNNRNDINKEHIPYNMTSYIQSKNSKENEIHKLGCQIKKIVHQLIGEESVLLYIDSITVALNIIKMILLNKKFTQFYKYIINIDETSTCFIQNKMKYFYDQIKIEKSVLSYENQKSNNSITQINDNKDILHTEQNLNTTFNNINMNKLDIVLMLLSDIEKTITEIKQNVNTNTNTNTNTNTNTNTNANTNTNTNTNTNTNTNTNTNTNTNINTNTNTKG